The Benincasa hispida cultivar B227 chromosome 11, ASM972705v1, whole genome shotgun sequence genome has a segment encoding these proteins:
- the LOC120091206 gene encoding protein LURP-one-related 10, with protein MANPATTFHLPAQTTYAPLANPVAVVSPQFIAPYPVDLTITKKLMTLAEGSFSVTDVNGTVMFKVKGSVFSLHDRRVLLDSAEKPIISFQQKLFSAHRKWYAYRGESTDSKDLLFTVKKSSILQLRTQLDVILASNSSESSCDFKIKGSWLERSCTISLGDGSTIIAQMHRQHNLQSVMFDKDTFGVTVYPNVDFAFIVALVVILFEINEDRSGND; from the exons ATGGCGAATCCGGCGACCACGTTTCATCTACCGGCGCAGACGACATACGCTCCGTTGGCGAATCCGGTGGCGGTGGTTAGCCCCCAATTCATCGCTCCCTATCCCGTGGATCTGACAATCACGAAGAAGCTGATGACCTTGGCGGAAGGTTCGTTCTCGGTTACGGACGTTAACGGCACCGTGATGTTCAAGGTGAAAGGGTCGGTGTTCAGCCTTCATGATCGTCGTGTTCTTCTTGACTCCGCTGAGAAACCCATCATTTCTTTCCAACAGAag CTGTTTTCAGCGCATAGAAAATGGTATGCGTATAGAGGGGAGAGCACAGATTCGAAAGATCTGCTATTCACGGTGAAGAAATCGTCGATTTTACAACTGAGGACACAACTGGATGTAATATTAGCCTCGAACAGCTCGGAAAGCAGCTGCGATTTTAAGATAAAAGGAAGCTGGTTGGAGAGATCTTGCACCATTTCACTTGGGGACGGCTCCACCATAATCGCTCAGATGCACAGGCAGCACAATTTGCAGAGCGTTATGTTCGACAAAGACACGTTCGGAGTGACTGTTTATCCCAACGTGGATTTTGCCTTCATCGTTGCGTTGGTGGTCATTCTCTTCGAGATCAACGAGGACAGAAGCGGCAACGATTAG